In Xiphophorus hellerii strain 12219 chromosome 4, Xiphophorus_hellerii-4.1, whole genome shotgun sequence, a single genomic region encodes these proteins:
- the pole3 gene encoding DNA polymerase epsilon subunit 3 yields the protein MAERPEDLNLPNAVITRIIKEALPDGVNVSKEARRAISQAASVFVLYATSCANNFAMKAKRKTLNAGDVLAAMEEMEFERFLEPLRDALEVYKKDQRGRKEVSEQKRRDKERKADSENEKSREEEEEEEEEQQRMEEEPEEEAEEEEEDN from the exons ATGGCGGAGCGGCCAGAGGACCTGAACCTTCCCAACGCGGTGATCACCCGCATCATCAAGGAGGCG CTCCCAGATGGGGTGAACGTGTCCAAAGAGGCCCGGCGCGCCATCTCCCAGGCGGCCAGCGTCTTCGTGCTGTATGCAACCTCCTG CGCCAATAACTTTGCTATGAAGGCCAAGAGGAAGACGCTGAACGCAGGAGACGTGCTGGCGGCCATGGAGGAGATGGAGTTCGAGCGATTCCTGGAGCCGCTGCGGGACGCTCTGGAAG TGTACAAGAAAGACCAGAGGGGGAGGAAGGAGGTGAGCGAACAGAAACGCAGAGACAAGGAGAGGAAGGCCGACTCCGAGAACGagaagagcagagaggaagaggaggaggaagaggaggagcagcagcgcATGGAGGAGGAGCCTGAGGAGgaagctgaggaagaggaggaggacaacTGA
- the rpl12 gene encoding large ribosomal subunit protein uL11 isoform X2, with amino-acid sequence MRCTGGEVGATSALAPKIGPLGLSPKKVGDDIAKATGDWKGLRITVKLTIQNRQAAIEVVPSASALIIKALKEPPRDRKKVKNIKHSGSVTFDEIVGIARVMRPRSIARELSGTIKEILGTAQSVGCTIDGHAPHDVIDDINSGKMECPSE; translated from the exons ATGAGGTGCACAGGAGGGGAAGTCGGCGCCACCTCTGCTCTGGCTCCTAAAATCGGACCTTTGGGTCTG tCTCCAAAGAAAGTCGGTGACGACATCGCCAAGGCAACCGGAGACTGGAAGGGCCTGAGGATCACCGTGAAGCTGACCATCCAGAACCGGCAGGCCGCT ATTGAGGTGGTTCCCTCGGCTTCTGCTCTGATCATCAAAGCGCTGAAGGAGCCGCCTCGCGACAGGAAGAAGGTCAAGAACA TCAAACACAGCGGCAGCGTCACGTTCGATGAGATCGTTGGCATCGCCCGGGTCATGAGGCCGCGCTCCATCGCCAGAGAGCTCTCAG gaaCCATCAAGGAGATCCTGGGCACGGCTCAATCAGTTGGCTGCACCATCGACGGCCACGCCCCTcatgatgtcatcgatgacatcaacAGTGGGAAAATGGAATGTCCTTCAGAGTAA
- the rpl12 gene encoding large ribosomal subunit protein uL11 isoform X1 — translation MPPKFDPNEIKIVYMRCTGGEVGATSALAPKIGPLGLSPKKVGDDIAKATGDWKGLRITVKLTIQNRQAAIEVVPSASALIIKALKEPPRDRKKVKNIKHSGSVTFDEIVGIARVMRPRSIARELSGTIKEILGTAQSVGCTIDGHAPHDVIDDINSGKMECPSE, via the exons ATGCCGCCCAAATTCGACCCCAACGAAATCAAAATCG TCTACATGAGGTGCACAGGAGGGGAAGTCGGCGCCACCTCTGCTCTGGCTCCTAAAATCGGACCTTTGGGTCTG tCTCCAAAGAAAGTCGGTGACGACATCGCCAAGGCAACCGGAGACTGGAAGGGCCTGAGGATCACCGTGAAGCTGACCATCCAGAACCGGCAGGCCGCT ATTGAGGTGGTTCCCTCGGCTTCTGCTCTGATCATCAAAGCGCTGAAGGAGCCGCCTCGCGACAGGAAGAAGGTCAAGAACA TCAAACACAGCGGCAGCGTCACGTTCGATGAGATCGTTGGCATCGCCCGGGTCATGAGGCCGCGCTCCATCGCCAGAGAGCTCTCAG gaaCCATCAAGGAGATCCTGGGCACGGCTCAATCAGTTGGCTGCACCATCGACGGCCACGCCCCTcatgatgtcatcgatgacatcaacAGTGGGAAAATGGAATGTCCTTCAGAGTAA